The region GTGATGGCCACGGTGCCCCGCAACAGCACCAGCACCAGGTAGATCAGGACGGCGATGGCCAGGATATCCAGGACGCTGGCCGGCTCGAAGCGCGCCAGCGCCTCTCGCACGGCGTCGCCCAGGCTGCCCACCGCCCCTATCCTCCCTCGCCGACCAGCAGGGCCAGCAGCAGCGCCTTGATGGCGTGGGTCTTGTTCTCGGCCTGTTGCCAGACGACCGACTGTGGCCCCTCCATCACCTCGTCGGTCACTTCCTCGCCGCGGTGGGCCGGAAGGTCGTGCATGAAGATGGCGTCGGGGCGGGCCATGGCCAAAAGGCCTGTGTCGACGGTGTAGCCCTCGAAGGCCCTGCGCCGCGCCTCGGCCTCCCCTTCCTGCCCCATGCTCGTCCAGACGTCGGTGTATACCACATCTGCATCGGCCACCGCCTCCTCGGGCCGTCGCAGCAAAGCGATGCTGCCGCCGCTCTCCCTGGCCAGCGCCCGTGCCCGCTCCACGAGGTCGGCCGGCAGCTCGTAGCCCTGGGGCGAGGCTATGCGGAAGTGAAGGCCGCACATGGCCGCTCCCAGGCAGAGGGAGCGGGCAACGTTGTTGCCATCGCCCACGAAGGCCAGGGTCACGCCCTCCAGGCGGCCCTTGGCTTCCAGGACCGTCAGGAGGTCGGCCATGGCCTGGGTGGGGTGTTCGTGGTCCGAGAGGGCGTTGATGACCGGCACCGAGGCGTAGCGGGCCATCTCCTCCACCTTCTCCTGCTGGAAGGTGCGCACCGCGATGCAGTCCACGTGCCGTTCCAGCACCCGGGCCACATCCTTCACCGGCTCCCGCACGCCCA is a window of Dehalococcoidia bacterium DNA encoding:
- the argF gene encoding ornithine carbamoyltransferase — protein: MSGSLCGRDVLSIADLKAGELRSLLHTALRLKVEGHGQPLTGRTLALLFEKPSLRTRLSFEVAMRSLGGNCLYFSPQEVGLGVREPVKDVARVLERHVDCIAVRTFQQEKVEEMARYASVPVINALSDHEHPTQAMADLLTVLEAKGRLEGVTLAFVGDGNNVARSLCLGAAMCGLHFRIASPQGYELPADLVERARALARESGGSIALLRRPEEAVADADVVYTDVWTSMGQEGEAEARRRAFEGYTVDTGLLAMARPDAIFMHDLPAHRGEEVTDEVMEGPQSVVWQQAENKTHAIKALLLALLVGEGG